Proteins encoded together in one Micromonospora kangleipakensis window:
- the dnaB gene encoding replicative DNA helicase — MSVADDMRTERSGGQQPAPAPREGHFEKTPPQDVAAEQCVLGGMLLSKDAIADVVEILKSNDFYRPVHATIFDAILDIYGRGEPADPITVAAALADSGDLARIGGAPYLHTLIASVPTAANAAYYARIVGERAVLRRLVEAGTKIVQLGYGTGQGGSRDVDDIVDLAQQAVYDITERRVNEDFAVLADMLQPTLDEIEAVGAHGGMMTGVPTGFSDLDRLLNGLHPGQLIIVAGRPGLGKSTASMDFARNAAIRANQAAAIFSLEMSKVEIVMRLLSAEARVPLHVLRSGQLSDDDWTKLARCMGEISEAPLFVDDTPSMNLMEIRAKARRLKQKHDLKLIVVDYLQLMTSPKRTESRQQEVADLSRGLKLLAKEVECPVIAVSQLNRGPEQRTDKRPQLSDLRESGSIEQDADVVILLHRDDYYDKESPRAGEADFIIAKHRNGPTDTVTVAAQLHLSRFVDMAIV; from the coding sequence GTGTCGGTCGCCGACGACATGCGAACGGAGCGGTCCGGTGGGCAGCAGCCCGCGCCGGCGCCACGCGAGGGGCACTTCGAGAAGACCCCGCCCCAGGACGTCGCCGCCGAGCAGTGCGTCCTCGGCGGCATGCTGCTCTCCAAGGACGCGATCGCCGACGTCGTCGAGATCCTGAAGTCCAACGACTTCTACCGCCCGGTGCACGCCACCATCTTCGACGCGATCCTCGACATCTACGGCCGGGGCGAGCCAGCCGACCCGATCACCGTCGCGGCCGCCCTCGCCGACTCCGGCGACCTGGCCCGGATCGGCGGCGCCCCCTACCTGCACACGCTGATCGCCAGCGTGCCCACGGCCGCCAACGCCGCGTACTACGCGCGGATCGTGGGCGAGCGCGCCGTGCTCCGCCGGCTGGTCGAGGCCGGCACCAAGATCGTCCAGCTCGGGTACGGCACCGGCCAGGGTGGCAGCCGGGACGTGGACGACATTGTCGACCTGGCCCAGCAGGCCGTCTACGACATCACCGAGCGGCGGGTCAACGAGGACTTCGCGGTGCTCGCCGACATGCTCCAGCCGACCCTCGACGAGATCGAGGCGGTGGGCGCCCACGGCGGGATGATGACCGGGGTGCCCACCGGCTTCAGCGACCTGGACCGGCTCCTCAACGGCCTGCACCCGGGCCAACTTATTATCGTGGCAGGCAGGCCCGGTTTGGGCAAATCAACGGCAAGTATGGACTTTGCCCGAAATGCGGCTATCAGGGCGAATCAAGCGGCCGCGATCTTCTCGCTGGAAATGAGCAAGGTCGAGATCGTCATGCGACTCCTCTCGGCCGAGGCCCGGGTGCCGCTGCACGTGCTGCGCAGCGGGCAGCTTTCCGACGACGACTGGACCAAGCTGGCCCGCTGCATGGGCGAGATCAGTGAGGCGCCGCTCTTCGTCGACGACACGCCGAGCATGAACCTGATGGAGATCCGGGCCAAGGCGCGGCGGCTGAAGCAGAAGCACGACCTCAAGTTGATCGTGGTCGACTACCTCCAGCTGATGACCTCGCCGAAGCGCACCGAGAGCCGCCAGCAGGAGGTCGCCGACCTCTCCCGTGGCCTCAAGCTGCTGGCCAAGGAGGTCGAATGCCCGGTCATCGCGGTGAGTCAGCTGAACCGTGGCCCCGAGCAGCGGACCGACAAGCGCCCCCAATTGTCTGATTTGCGCGAATCTGGATCAATTGAGCAAGATGCGGACGTTGTCATCCTGCTGCATCGTGACGACTACTACGACAAGGAGTCGCCGCGGGCGGGCGAGGCGGATTTTATAATTGCCAAGCACCGGAATGGGCCGACCGACACCGTGACGGTCGCCGCCCAGCTGCACCTGTCGCGCTTCGTCGACATGGCCATCGTCTGA